tataagattacaaattatgaaactattacaatttaaatccaattagattacatatcggtcatccatcagttcaatcgattagtctcgggttttagtgattttttaatatgaatattttaaaaacataaattgaattgtcagatctccgaattaaccggtataatcacaatcgggttaaatttaaaaatactgatttaaatgcaaaaatattttaaatacacactctttaaaaataaccaaaatatttgttaattattagtgaaatttttcatcgtaaaatatccccgcgcttcaaagcgcgggtcaaaatctagtgattAGTCAAAACAAGCAGTATTGAAAGATACTATAAGCTAGGTGGAACTTTTGTACTTTGCGTTGCATGGAAATGGACAGTTAATGATAAACAGCGACATGTGTTTAgtaggatttttttttgggtggtggggggggggggggggtaacATCGCTGTTTCTCTCTATCACTCCCTTCAACGACAACATTTACGACTTGCACTAttgtagaaaaaataaaacaaaaataaaaagccAACTAAAGAACACATTGTACTATATAAGTTATAAAGGGGTGTATTTAATCATATGGAGTTTACGATAACAGTAACTTAGTAATTATTTTGGCAATGATAAACTACAAACGAGCTGCATCATAAACTGAAACGAGTGGTCCAACACCAAGAAACCCGCTCAACGTTCCTCCAATTGAATATTCATTTCAATGCTAGtacttctttgtttttttactgtatatataaaaagacTTGACCTAATGGTAAAACAACGAGTGTATGAAGAacacaaataataataagtaatCTCGTGTGTTTGAGTTGTACTTGTTTTCACATGGCAAGAAGCTCATGTGAGGACATGTGGGTACTGTTTCAATTATATCACCTCCATTTCCCTTCAGTCAAACCCAAACTTCCTAATTGCCTCTTACAAAATCCACAtctacaaatttttaaaacatagatCTCTGATAATATAACTAGATCAAATTAAATCACggattacaaaaataaacaatgaGTAATTATGAAAATTCAATGCATCTTCCGCTCGATGctagtaatatttaaaaatccgATTTGCATGTTCATATCATCTAATCTCCCATCTTCTTACAGCTCTGTAACTTTGTCTGCCTCTTCTGTTTCCATCTCAACGTGTCCATGTGGTCTTCTTAACCTCATTACTCATTATCagttattttttgtatatattatccTCATCATTACTTTCTGAATCTACACTTCTtactctctctatctctctctatctcaaAGTCCACTTGCTTTGTCTGTCCACTTCATAAACTACTAGGTCCGTTTCCACATAGTTGTACGATCGATCATGGTAGTAGCGGAAACGGCGGAGGCCACGATGGTTTTCACGACGGAGGGACCTCGCATTTCCTTCTCCGCCGATCTTTCGTCATCAGACAGCGAGGGAGACTACATCTGCATCAACCCGGACAATCTGCTTCCACAAGACAGAAGCTCGGCGAAAGTCACCGGAGACTTTGAGTTTCTGTCGAACACACAAACGATGCTCACCGCCGCAGACGAGCTGTTCTCCGAAGGGAAGCTGCTTCCTTACTGGCAGGTCAAACACTCGGAGAAGCTTCAAAACGTTACACTGAAAACAAAAGTCGTCGACGTggaagaagaagtagaagaagatcGTAAAGTGGTTAAAGAAGAGACTGTTCACAACAATAACAACACCAAGGAGCAGGATAGTAACAGCAATAACAGAGGAAGCTGGTTTCTTGACGATGATCCTTCTCCTCGtccaccaaactgcactgttctTTGGAAGGAGCTTTTGCGGCTGAAGAAACAGAGGACCACTAAGACTACAACGACGGTTTCTTCGACGAAGGCATCGACTCTCTCGCCTTCTTCATCTTCGAGCTCGACTTCGTCTTCTTCGAGCTCTATCGGGGATGCGGTGAAGGAGGAGAGCGAGAAGAAAGGGAAGAAAGGGTTAGAGAGGACGAGATCTGTGACTATGAGGATAAGACCCATGATTCATGTTCCTGTTTGTACCCCCTCTAAGCCTCCTCTCTTTCCTCTAAGGCTTCAGAGAAACAGAGCAGAGAAACGAACTTGATGAATGGTTGTGAtgaacattgttttttttaatctat
The sequence above is drawn from the Raphanus sativus cultivar WK10039 chromosome 7, ASM80110v3, whole genome shotgun sequence genome and encodes:
- the LOC108816149 gene encoding uncharacterized protein LOC108816149: MVVAETAEATMVFTTEGPRISFSADLSSSDSEGDYICINPDNLLPQDRSSAKVTGDFEFLSNTQTMLTAADELFSEGKLLPYWQVKHSEKLQNVTLKTKVVDVEEEVEEDRKVVKEETVHNNNNTKEQDSNSNNRGSWFLDDDPSPRPPNCTVLWKELLRLKKQRTTKTTTTVSSTKASTLSPSSSSSSTSSSSSSIGDAVKEESEKKGKKGLERTRSVTMRIRPMIHVPVCTPSKPPLFPLRLQRNRAEKRT